In a single window of the Olivibacter sp. SDN3 genome:
- a CDS encoding ABC transporter permease gives MIRHYLKTSVRFLHENKFFSAINLFGLSLALCIVYLTFIYLRFELSYDQFNEKVDQIYRISTDIKGATGTTKETSSAPLASALEQTFPEVEKAGHFLLDYYIVSKDQKSFGEETIAYVDSSLFAVLTLPLVRGDKNTILNAPFEAVLSESAAKKYFGTTDCLHQTFTLDGKTEATVTGVMKDLPQNAHFRTDILLSMSSLFTTSSYSQANQDWQRFGFSTYVLLKENADKHAFEHKLKDFSKNYPGKENLQYQLIMESLKDLYHHGSVRGNKAGATAKGNYNNIYIFSFVAFFVLCIACFNYINLTTALSMKRTKEIGVRQMIGATKKQLIVQFLVDAILLSTLAFLFSVMLCFLVIPWFNTLAGKIVVQNIWAIRPYLPYAWMIALFTGMLAGSYPAFFLSGFKPINTLKGRFTTNPKGLMIRRSLVVIQFAVFILLAVATIVIYRQLDFMKNEALGFRKAHNLAIDYHYDERINDHLEQVKADLKRIPGVEQAAYSAYIPGRPNRQFATTIEGKDGFTEEIQTDTYFVDYDFLDQYGIEILAGRPFSNTYTQDLRQNMLINETCLQQLGYSNPQDALGKRVIQRGGQPGEIIGVVKDFQYHSMHEAVRPLTLQVAPGFFTFLTLTINSRDVPATIQAIEKRWKQLVPGLPLIYSFTDETLNAQYQAEERFGKLFISFAACALFISCLGLLGLVSFSTIQRTKEVGIRKVLGASSATIYKLLTKEYILLVGTACLVAIPLSWLLMDRWLNDFAYRISIQWWMFFSASATAVIITLLSVSTLAIKTAKANPIDSLRDE, from the coding sequence ATGATCCGTCATTATTTAAAAACATCGGTGAGATTTTTACATGAAAACAAGTTTTTTTCGGCCATTAATCTTTTCGGCCTGTCGCTAGCTTTATGCATTGTTTACCTTACCTTTATATACCTGCGCTTTGAACTGAGCTACGACCAATTCAACGAAAAAGTTGATCAGATCTATCGTATCAGTACCGATATCAAGGGTGCGACAGGCACTACCAAGGAAACCAGTTCGGCGCCGCTGGCAAGCGCGCTTGAGCAGACCTTCCCGGAAGTAGAAAAAGCCGGACATTTCTTATTAGATTACTATATTGTCTCCAAAGATCAGAAGAGCTTCGGCGAAGAGACTATCGCTTATGTCGATTCTTCACTGTTCGCTGTATTAACTCTTCCGCTCGTTCGTGGCGATAAGAATACTATTTTAAACGCACCTTTCGAGGCGGTGCTATCGGAAAGTGCTGCCAAAAAGTACTTTGGTACAACGGATTGCCTTCATCAAACCTTTACGCTCGATGGCAAAACGGAAGCTACCGTTACCGGGGTCATGAAAGACCTCCCGCAAAATGCCCATTTCCGAACAGATATCCTGCTGTCGATGTCCTCCTTATTCACAACCTCCAGTTATAGTCAGGCAAATCAGGATTGGCAGCGATTCGGCTTTTCTACATACGTACTTTTGAAAGAAAATGCCGATAAACACGCTTTCGAACATAAATTGAAAGACTTTTCAAAAAATTATCCCGGCAAAGAAAACCTACAGTATCAGCTCATCATGGAGTCTCTGAAAGATCTATACCATCATGGCAGTGTACGGGGAAATAAGGCGGGAGCAACGGCCAAAGGCAACTACAACAATATCTATATCTTCTCTTTTGTGGCGTTTTTTGTCTTATGCATTGCCTGCTTTAACTATATCAATTTAACAACTGCCCTATCGATGAAGCGAACAAAAGAAATTGGTGTTAGGCAAATGATCGGTGCGACAAAAAAGCAATTAATCGTCCAGTTTCTGGTAGACGCCATACTACTCTCCACACTGGCATTTTTATTTTCCGTTATGCTCTGCTTCCTCGTCATCCCCTGGTTCAATACCCTTGCCGGAAAAATCGTCGTTCAGAACATTTGGGCAATCCGCCCATATTTACCTTATGCATGGATGATTGCACTGTTCACCGGAATGCTCGCAGGCAGCTATCCTGCTTTCTTTCTCTCCGGATTTAAACCCATCAACACCTTGAAAGGCCGGTTTACAACTAATCCAAAAGGGCTAATGATCCGCCGAAGCTTAGTCGTCATCCAGTTCGCGGTTTTTATCTTACTGGCTGTAGCTACGATTGTCATTTATCGACAACTGGATTTTATGAAGAATGAGGCTTTAGGTTTTCGCAAAGCACACAACTTGGCTATTGATTATCACTATGATGAGCGTATAAACGATCATCTGGAACAGGTAAAAGCTGATCTCAAGCGTATTCCCGGCGTTGAGCAAGCCGCCTATTCGGCTTATATCCCGGGCAGACCCAATAGACAGTTCGCTACAACGATAGAAGGCAAGGACGGCTTCACGGAAGAAATCCAGACCGACACCTATTTCGTGGATTACGATTTTCTTGATCAATATGGCATCGAAATACTTGCTGGAAGGCCTTTTTCGAATACCTATACACAAGACCTTCGGCAAAATATGTTAATCAATGAGACCTGCCTTCAACAACTGGGCTATTCGAACCCTCAGGATGCTCTTGGTAAGCGGGTGATACAAAGAGGAGGACAGCCTGGTGAGATCATCGGCGTGGTGAAAGACTTTCAATACCATTCCATGCATGAAGCCGTCCGACCGTTGACCCTTCAAGTCGCCCCAGGTTTTTTCACTTTTTTAACGCTAACAATCAACTCCCGTGATGTTCCAGCCACGATTCAAGCTATTGAAAAAAGATGGAAACAGCTGGTTCCCGGGCTACCGTTGATTTATTCTTTTACGGATGAAACGCTAAATGCACAATACCAAGCTGAAGAGCGCTTTGGTAAGTTATTCATTTCATTTGCGGCCTGTGCTCTATTTATTTCCTGCTTAGGCCTATTGGGTTTAGTTTCATTCAGCACCATTCAACGAACGAAAGAAGTCGGGATACGGAAAGTACTCGGTGCCTCCTCAGCAACGATTTACAAACTACTCACCAAGGAGTACATTTTACTAGTCGGGACGGCCTGTTTAGTCGCTATTCCGCTCTCGTGGCTGTTAATGGATCGTTGGCTGAACGACTTTGCTTATCGGATTTCCATTCAATGGTGGATGTTTTTTAGTGCCAGCGCAACAGCAGTGATCATCACGCTGTTAAGCGTTAGTACGTTGGCTATAAAAACAGCTAAGGCTAATCCGATAGATTCGCTTAGGGATGAGTAG
- a CDS encoding ATP-binding cassette domain-containing protein — MLEINKLSVRYLKGEPVLEDLSSALEIGKIHGLVGLNGSGKTTLLNCLSGMLPFQEGTINWMGKRLTKREVVLLETYNFFYKQVTGKEYLQLFATLNPMFDLFSWNALFALPLEHFIEDYSTGMKKKLAFMSVLSFDKPLLILDEPFNGIDLETVQLVKVIINKLKAAGKTIIITSHILESLLNFCDTISYLNNRSIQRTFLPPEFAQIEETLFDVTNKRNDNLIDKLIKPKNDDEQDLS; from the coding sequence ATGCTGGAAATAAATAAGCTGTCTGTTCGTTATTTAAAGGGCGAACCCGTATTGGAAGACTTGAGTTCGGCACTGGAGATCGGCAAGATTCACGGCTTAGTTGGGTTGAATGGCTCAGGTAAAACGACGCTGCTTAACTGCTTAAGTGGCATGCTGCCTTTCCAGGAAGGGACAATTAACTGGATGGGCAAACGACTAACAAAGCGAGAAGTAGTATTATTAGAAACCTATAATTTCTTCTATAAACAGGTCACCGGGAAAGAATACCTCCAGTTATTCGCGACGCTGAACCCGATGTTTGATCTGTTTTCTTGGAACGCGTTATTTGCCTTACCCTTGGAACATTTTATTGAGGACTATTCTACCGGGATGAAGAAAAAACTGGCTTTTATGAGTGTTTTATCTTTTGATAAACCTTTGCTTATTTTGGATGAGCCATTTAATGGCATCGACCTGGAAACCGTACAGCTGGTAAAAGTCATTATCAACAAACTAAAAGCAGCGGGAAAAACAATTATCATTACTTCCCATATTTTAGAATCCCTGCTAAACTTTTGTGATACCATTAGTTATCTGAATAATAGAAGTATTCAACGCACTTTCCTGCCTCCGGAATTTGCACAGATCGAAGAAACCCTTTTTGATGTTACGAACAAGAGAAATGATAACCTTATTGATAAACTAATAAAACCCAAAAATGATGACGAGCAAGATTTGTCCTAG
- a CDS encoding MATE family efflux transporter: MEKKQNRPSVWQELGNAIRGTEVDYTKIGLRRAIFLLAVPMILELLMESTFAVVDIYFVGKLGASAVATVGLTETYLFLLYSIAMGLSTAVTAIIARRIGEKRKELVGVSAVQAIIIGILAAIPFAFVGIFFSKEMLALMGADDWAIQHGYVYTQWMLGGNVVVMLLFVINAIFRGAGDAAIAMRVLWVANGVNIILDPIFIFGWGPIPALGIEGAAIVSNIGRGVGVAMQLWVLFKGGKHIRVHVAQLMWNAKAMYTILRTSIGGIGQMLVAMTSWIFLMRILAEVGSEAVAGSTIAMRIMMFTMMPAWGLANAAATLVGQNLGAERPDRAESSVWKIGRYNMIFMVAISLVFFFFNERLVGIFSVDDRVITIGGQWLRIISYSYFIYGWWMVSVQAFNGSGDTRTPTLINLVFFWLIQIPLCYFLAITLNYSHTGVFWGIFASETGVGIFTLWLFSRGGWKKTKV; the protein is encoded by the coding sequence ATGGAAAAAAAGCAAAATCGTCCCTCAGTCTGGCAAGAACTTGGTAATGCGATTCGTGGAACAGAAGTGGATTATACGAAAATAGGATTAAGGCGAGCAATCTTCCTTTTGGCAGTTCCCATGATTCTAGAGCTTCTGATGGAATCCACTTTTGCAGTTGTTGACATTTATTTTGTCGGTAAACTAGGGGCTTCTGCAGTTGCAACTGTAGGTCTTACGGAAACGTATCTGTTTCTGCTTTACTCTATTGCGATGGGACTTTCTACGGCTGTTACGGCGATTATTGCTCGAAGAATTGGTGAGAAAAGAAAAGAACTTGTTGGTGTCTCGGCTGTGCAGGCGATAATCATTGGGATATTGGCTGCTATCCCCTTTGCTTTTGTCGGTATCTTTTTTTCGAAAGAAATGTTGGCACTTATGGGAGCCGATGATTGGGCTATACAACACGGCTACGTTTATACGCAATGGATGCTTGGTGGGAATGTTGTGGTCATGTTACTTTTTGTGATAAACGCCATATTTCGCGGTGCCGGAGATGCGGCGATCGCCATGCGTGTGCTGTGGGTGGCCAATGGAGTTAATATCATACTGGATCCCATATTTATATTTGGTTGGGGGCCAATTCCTGCGCTTGGTATCGAAGGCGCTGCTATCGTGAGCAATATCGGCCGAGGTGTGGGTGTTGCCATGCAGCTCTGGGTTCTCTTTAAGGGAGGGAAGCATATTCGTGTACACGTCGCTCAGCTGATGTGGAATGCAAAGGCGATGTACACGATATTGCGTACTTCCATCGGAGGAATCGGACAAATGTTGGTTGCCATGACATCTTGGATTTTTTTGATGCGTATTCTGGCCGAAGTGGGTAGTGAGGCGGTGGCCGGTTCCACTATAGCGATGCGTATTATGATGTTTACCATGATGCCTGCTTGGGGCCTGGCTAATGCGGCGGCAACTTTGGTTGGACAAAATCTGGGAGCTGAACGGCCGGATCGGGCAGAATCTTCCGTCTGGAAGATCGGGCGATACAACATGATATTTATGGTGGCTATTTCTTTGGTATTTTTCTTTTTCAACGAAAGATTGGTGGGTATTTTCAGTGTAGACGACAGGGTGATCACCATCGGAGGCCAATGGTTACGGATTATCTCTTATTCTTACTTTATTTATGGCTGGTGGATGGTGTCCGTACAGGCATTTAATGGATCGGGTGATACCAGAACACCTACATTGATTAACCTCGTCTTCTTTTGGCTTATCCAGATCCCACTTTGTTATTTTTTGGCCATTACGCTCAACTATTCGCATACGGGTGTTTTCTGGGGAATTTTTGCCTCGGAAACTGGGGTAGGCATTTTTACACTCTGGCTTTTCTCGAGAGGCGGTTGGAAAAAGACGAAAGTGTGA
- a CDS encoding sensor histidine kinase — MQSILAKFDSFIASTYMSIQTAHKNTKLSLELVFIAVHITVWLAILTLPYYIGNPPYYNIGPLPGLFFTLTGIIHAIIFYVNAYLLYPKLFNRSYWWLYFISVPLLLMLSFQLKHAILVHWFPEITPGFATNKFIYPPSIGIFLASLIYRKIVDRINRERTLKEQRAAQLDSELKLLRSQVNPHFLFNVLTSLISLARKKSDKLESSLLRLADLMQYMLYESQQDKVPLKQEIDYLNSYIALQQLRFGDDVLIEIILPEDEETKNLYVEPMLLVPFVENAFKHGTGWIDLPAISIHLAIQGESLNFVVTNKYDRSLDTNKDKHSGIGLMNVKSRLDLLYKNQYQLKITERDTLFTVNLLLKLT; from the coding sequence ATGCAAAGCATTTTAGCTAAGTTTGATAGCTTTATAGCTTCAACGTATATGTCCATCCAAACAGCACATAAGAACACCAAGCTGAGTCTGGAACTGGTTTTCATAGCTGTCCACATAACCGTATGGCTAGCTATCCTTACATTGCCTTATTATATCGGCAATCCCCCATATTACAACATCGGTCCCTTACCTGGACTGTTTTTCACGCTTACAGGGATCATCCATGCGATCATCTTCTACGTCAACGCGTATTTGCTTTATCCCAAACTTTTTAACCGCAGTTATTGGTGGTTATACTTTATAAGCGTACCGCTGCTTTTAATGCTCTCTTTTCAGTTAAAGCATGCTATATTGGTACATTGGTTTCCAGAGATCACGCCTGGTTTTGCTACTAATAAATTTATTTACCCGCCGTCTATCGGCATTTTCTTAGCCAGTTTAATTTACAGGAAAATAGTTGACCGAATAAACCGGGAAAGGACACTCAAGGAACAACGGGCTGCACAATTGGATTCAGAATTGAAACTGCTACGCTCTCAGGTTAACCCTCACTTTTTATTTAATGTATTAACCAGTCTTATTTCACTGGCCAGAAAAAAATCCGACAAATTGGAATCGTCCCTATTGCGCCTTGCCGATTTGATGCAATATATGCTGTATGAGTCACAACAGGATAAAGTGCCATTAAAGCAGGAAATCGACTATTTAAATAGCTATATTGCTCTACAGCAATTACGCTTTGGTGATGATGTGCTTATCGAAATTATCCTACCGGAAGATGAGGAAACGAAAAATCTCTACGTCGAACCCATGTTGCTGGTTCCTTTCGTGGAAAACGCCTTCAAACATGGCACCGGCTGGATCGATTTGCCTGCCATATCCATCCATTTAGCGATACAAGGTGAAAGTCTGAATTTCGTCGTTACCAATAAATACGACCGCTCATTGGATACGAATAAAGACAAACACTCCGGGATCGGATTAATGAATGTCAAATCCCGGTTAGACTTGTTATATAAAAACCAGTACCAGTTAAAAATTACAGAAAGAGATACCCTTTTTACCGTAAACCTGCTATTAAAATTGACATGA
- a CDS encoding carbohydrate-binding family 9-like protein — MSKHRLSQKIYGFLFFICSSLNAFSQKNERPKQYSCQYTAQEILIDGHLEEDDWRDAPWTDLFVDIEGDLKPKPLQDTKAKLLWDDSCLYIAAVIYEEDIWAYQTIKDQIVFYENDFEVFIDPDGDTYNYFEMEVNAVNNTFDLFLPKPYRQRGKPDHDYDMEGFRSAISIKGTLNDPSDRDSLWVLEMAIPFSALRYGEVVTPVPKEGTTWRLNFSRVNWETEIEDGRYVRKKDPQSGEFLPEYNWVWSPQGVIDMHQPEKWGRLQFTKRNSATHP; from the coding sequence ATGAGCAAACACAGGCTTTCACAAAAAATTTATGGATTCCTTTTTTTTATTTGTAGTTCGCTAAATGCTTTTAGCCAAAAAAATGAGCGGCCTAAACAGTATAGTTGTCAATATACCGCACAAGAAATCCTTATTGATGGGCACCTCGAAGAAGATGATTGGAGAGATGCGCCCTGGACTGATCTATTTGTAGATATTGAAGGTGATCTTAAACCTAAGCCATTGCAGGATACCAAGGCGAAACTCTTATGGGATGATAGCTGCCTGTATATTGCTGCCGTCATCTACGAAGAAGATATATGGGCTTATCAAACCATTAAAGATCAGATCGTTTTTTACGAAAATGATTTTGAAGTGTTCATTGATCCCGATGGTGATACCTATAACTATTTTGAAATGGAAGTGAACGCAGTAAATAATACTTTTGACCTGTTTTTGCCCAAACCCTACCGCCAGCGGGGAAAGCCTGATCATGATTACGATATGGAAGGTTTCCGGTCGGCGATATCTATCAAAGGCACTTTGAACGACCCAAGTGATCGGGATAGCCTATGGGTCCTAGAGATGGCCATCCCTTTCAGCGCACTGCGCTATGGAGAGGTGGTGACCCCCGTTCCGAAAGAGGGTACAACATGGCGACTGAATTTTTCCCGCGTAAATTGGGAGACAGAAATCGAGGACGGCCGATATGTCCGCAAAAAGGATCCGCAATCCGGTGAATTCCTACCAGAATACAATTGGGTGTGGAGTCCGCAAGGCGTTATAGATATGCACCAACCGGAAAAATGGGGACGGCTGCAATTTACCAAGCGTAACAGCGCTACTCATCCCTAA
- a CDS encoding LytTR family DNA-binding domain-containing protein yields the protein MMRCLIIDDEQLIRDLLEDNIRQLPFLQLVKSCKNALEAWDIIQKEPIDLLFLDVQMPRMSGLQFLSSLVNPPMVILVTAYREYALEGFNLQVIDYLLKPFSMDRFMKACSRANELFQLKQQQTSSATGYPDFFVHVEYTLVKITIADINYIEGLKDYIKIYLTSQDRPILTRMPMKTIKRKLPPNDFIRTHKSFLVAVKKITTVKRDAVCIGEKEIPVSPLYKENVTRLIHPSS from the coding sequence ATGATGCGCTGTTTAATCATCGACGATGAACAATTGATTCGCGATTTATTGGAGGATAATATCCGTCAACTACCTTTTCTACAGCTCGTCAAAAGCTGCAAAAATGCTTTAGAAGCATGGGATATTATACAAAAAGAACCGATAGACCTCCTCTTTCTAGACGTACAAATGCCCCGCATGAGCGGATTACAGTTTCTTTCGTCGCTCGTCAATCCGCCAATGGTTATTCTAGTGACCGCTTATCGGGAGTATGCCCTAGAGGGTTTTAATCTGCAGGTGATTGATTACTTGCTCAAACCATTCAGTATGGATCGTTTCATGAAAGCCTGTAGCAGGGCAAATGAATTGTTTCAATTAAAGCAGCAGCAGACTTCATCGGCAACAGGCTATCCCGATTTCTTCGTTCATGTAGAATACACGCTGGTAAAAATAACTATTGCCGATATCAATTATATAGAAGGCTTAAAGGATTATATCAAAATTTACCTTACTAGCCAAGATCGCCCCATTCTAACTCGCATGCCCATGAAGACCATAAAACGGAAATTACCTCCCAACGATTTCATACGCACGCATAAATCTTTTTTGGTAGCCGTTAAGAAAATTACAACGGTAAAACGGGATGCCGTTTGTATCGGTGAAAAAGAAATTCCTGTGAGCCCTCTCTATAAAGAAAATGTAACCCGTTTGATCCACCCTTCATCCTGA
- a CDS encoding ABC transporter permease yields MLRNYLKIAVRNLAKAKGFAFINIAGLAIGMAAAVLIILWIKDELTYDRFYAKTDRIYEVYNRGDFNEDTHLWPNAANPLAPLLKKDYPEFETVVRYTGASLLLSVNENYLKSDGLYADSDFFHVFDFPTLQGNVKETFGSNDGIVLTESLAKKLYGSIDIIGKNVQVDSTKSLTIIAVLEDLPENTRFKHTEYFLSWDYFEAGMDKETAESWINIKVPTLALLKSNTKVENVNEKIKHILEDVQGIKSELFLHPATKWHLYSKQEHGAFTGGRIDTVRLFSVIAFFILLIACINFMNLSTARSANRAKEVGVRKVMGAQKKMLMGQFLSESIILALLAGFTAILLVFISLPTFNTLLGKKLFVNVADPHFWLCSLGFILFTGVLAGSYPAFFLSSFKPVNVLKGVFKLPTARFSARKILVVFQFVFAIILIISTFIIEDQINHAQNRQNGYNKEHLISIPMNNNLREHYEAFHQELIYGGAATSVTRSSGTLTNHTFGSTNFSWPGSSSDDLDKAFVALTADGDFKNTMGIKILEGRDIDIRQYKTDSSAMLLNEAAVKTMGLQNPIGTIIKNGDQQWQVVGVVNDFIFYSPYQSINPLFILGSGDWFNFIYIRLNPNHSTPENLMLAEDVFKKYNANEPFTYHFTDELYAKSFENEERTSKLTGLFSSLTIFISCLGLFGLAAYTATQRRKEIGVRKVLGAKVNSIVHLLSKDFIKLVLIAFIIASPIAYYVMDTWLQDFNYRISITWYTFFSTGVLAIMIALLTVSFQALKAALANPVNSLRDE; encoded by the coding sequence ATGCTCAGGAACTATTTAAAAATCGCTGTTCGTAACCTTGCAAAAGCTAAAGGTTTTGCATTCATCAATATTGCTGGATTAGCCATCGGCATGGCGGCAGCTGTGCTCATTATACTATGGATCAAAGATGAATTGACTTACGATAGATTTTATGCGAAAACGGATAGGATCTACGAGGTGTATAATCGAGGTGATTTTAATGAAGACACCCATCTTTGGCCAAATGCCGCCAATCCGCTAGCACCTTTATTAAAGAAAGATTATCCAGAATTCGAAACGGTTGTTCGATATACAGGAGCATCCCTATTGTTATCAGTAAACGAAAATTACCTGAAAAGTGACGGGCTATATGCCGATAGTGATTTTTTTCATGTATTCGATTTTCCAACATTGCAAGGAAATGTAAAGGAGACCTTTGGTTCAAATGATGGAATTGTGCTCACCGAGTCTTTGGCAAAAAAACTCTACGGTTCGATCGATATCATTGGTAAAAACGTTCAGGTCGATAGTACGAAAAGCCTCACGATAATCGCCGTTCTTGAAGATCTCCCGGAAAACACGCGATTTAAGCACACGGAATACTTTCTCTCGTGGGATTATTTTGAAGCGGGCATGGATAAGGAAACAGCCGAGTCATGGATCAATATTAAAGTTCCGACTTTGGCGCTATTGAAATCGAACACAAAAGTTGAAAACGTGAATGAGAAAATCAAGCACATACTGGAGGATGTACAGGGCATAAAAAGTGAGCTTTTCTTACATCCCGCTACCAAATGGCATTTATACTCCAAACAGGAACATGGAGCTTTTACCGGTGGGAGGATAGATACTGTGCGCTTATTTTCAGTAATTGCATTTTTCATTTTACTGATTGCCTGTATAAATTTCATGAACCTTAGTACCGCCCGCAGTGCAAACAGGGCAAAGGAAGTTGGCGTCCGCAAAGTCATGGGCGCACAAAAAAAGATGCTCATGGGGCAGTTTCTCAGTGAGTCGATCATCCTAGCGCTACTGGCCGGTTTTACTGCCATCCTGCTTGTTTTCATCAGCTTGCCAACCTTTAATACACTTTTAGGGAAAAAGCTCTTCGTTAACGTCGCCGACCCTCATTTTTGGCTTTGCTCTCTAGGTTTTATCCTGTTCACAGGAGTTTTAGCGGGTAGTTACCCGGCCTTTTTCCTTTCTTCGTTTAAACCGGTCAACGTTTTAAAAGGTGTTTTCAAATTACCAACAGCTCGATTTTCAGCTCGGAAAATCTTGGTAGTCTTCCAGTTTGTTTTCGCTATCATATTGATCATTTCCACCTTTATAATTGAAGATCAGATTAACCATGCCCAAAACCGGCAAAATGGCTACAATAAAGAACACCTAATATCCATTCCGATGAATAATAATCTCAGGGAACATTATGAGGCTTTCCATCAGGAATTGATTTATGGGGGCGCCGCTACGTCGGTAACCCGGTCTTCGGGTACCCTCACCAACCATACCTTTGGCTCAACAAATTTCTCCTGGCCGGGAAGTTCTTCGGACGACTTGGACAAGGCTTTTGTTGCATTGACGGCTGATGGCGATTTCAAAAACACGATGGGCATAAAAATTCTGGAAGGAAGAGATATTGACATCCGCCAATATAAAACCGATTCGTCGGCCATGTTACTGAATGAAGCAGCAGTTAAAACTATGGGCCTACAAAATCCCATAGGTACGATCATCAAAAATGGTGACCAGCAATGGCAGGTAGTGGGAGTAGTTAACGATTTTATATTTTATTCGCCTTATCAATCTATTAACCCATTGTTCATATTGGGCTCTGGCGATTGGTTCAATTTTATATATATCAGGTTGAACCCGAACCATTCGACACCTGAAAATCTTATGCTCGCTGAGGACGTATTCAAGAAGTATAATGCTAACGAACCGTTTACCTATCACTTTACCGACGAACTTTATGCGAAGAGTTTTGAAAACGAGGAGCGTACTTCCAAACTTACCGGCCTGTTTTCCAGTTTAACCATTTTTATCTCTTGCCTAGGTTTATTTGGATTAGCAGCCTATACGGCTACTCAACGTAGAAAAGAAATCGGTGTTCGCAAAGTATTAGGCGCAAAGGTCAACAGCATTGTCCATCTTTTATCCAAAGATTTCATCAAACTCGTGCTTATTGCATTTATTATTGCGTCACCTATCGCATATTATGTTATGGATACGTGGTTGCAGGATTTCAACTACCGTATCTCGATAACATGGTATACGTTTTTTAGTACAGGTGTATTGGCAATTATGATAGCGTTATTGACCGTCAGCTTTCAGGCATTGAAAGCAGCGTTGGCCAATCCCGTAAATTCGCTTAGGGATGAGTAG